In the genome of Cryptomeria japonica chromosome 8, Sugi_1.0, whole genome shotgun sequence, one region contains:
- the LOC131070579 gene encoding 4-coumarate--CoA ligase → MACVAPLPVVSNGKPENRVENREFLFRSKLPDIEISNHLPLHTYCFEQLAEFAERPCIIDGVTGKVYSYAEVELISRKAAAGLAKLGLGKGEVVMLLLPNCVEFAFVFLGASIRGAVATTANPFYTPGEIAKQVKASAARIIVTQAAYVGKLGDLSKEDCDLTVITIDSPPEGCLPISVLTEADESECPSVDIHPDDVVALPYSSGTTGLPKGVMLTHKGLVSSVAQQVDGENPNLYFHSEDVILCVLPLFHIYSLNSVLLCALRVGAAILIMQKFNIVSLLEFIQRYKVTVAPFAPPIVLEITKNPVVANYDISSIRLIMSGGAPLGKDLEDAVRARFPGAKSGQGYGMTEAGPVLAMNLAFAKEPFPVKSGSCGTVVRNAQIKIIDTETGVSLPHNKPGEICIRGPEIMKGYLNDPEATAQTIDKEGWLHTGDVGYIDDDEEIFIVDRVKELIKYKGFQVAPAELEALLVNHTSIGDAAVVPQKNEAAGEVPVAFVVKSEGAEISEQEIKDYIAKQVIYYKRIHKVYFVDSIPKAPSGKILRKDLRARLAAA, encoded by the exons ATGGCTTGTGTCGCACCTCTGCCAGTCGTCAGTAATGGGAAACCGGAAAACAGAGTGGAAAATCGAGAGTTCTTGTTCAGATCGAAACTTCCAGACATTGAGATATCGAACCATCTTCCTCTGCACACGTATTGCTTCGAGCAACTAGCAGAATTTGCAGAGAGGCCGTGCATAATCGATGGGGTGACCGGGAAAGTTTACAGCTATGCCGAGGTGGAATTGATTTCGCGCAAGGCAGCTGCCGGTTTGGCCAAATTGGGGCTGGGGAAAGGAGAAGTTGTGATGCTGCTGCTCCCGAATTGTGTGGAATTTGCATTTGTGTTCTTGGGGGCTTCCATTAGAGGTGCTGTTGCGACTACTGCAAATCCCTTTTATACCCCTGGTGAGATCGCCAAGCAGGTGAAGGCCTCTGCGGCTCGAATCATTGTTACCCAGGCGGCCTATGTGGGCAAACTGGGTGATTTGAGCAAGGAGGACTGCGATTTAACTGTCATCACCATTGATAGCCCACCTGAAGGTTGCCTCCCGATTTCTGTTCTGACTGAGGCGGATGAGAGCGAATGCCCTTCTGTGGACATTCACCCTGATGATGTCGTTGCTTTGCCTTACTCCTCGGGCACCACTGGTCTCCCTAAGGGCGTTATGCTCACACACAAGGGCCTGGTTTCCAGCGTTGCTCAGCAGGTCGATGGGGAAAATCCCAATCTGTATTTCCATTCCGAGGATGTCATCCTCTGTGTGCTTCCCCTGTTTCATATCTATTCCCTCAATTCGGTGCTCCTTTGTGCGCTCCGGGTGGGCGCTGCCATTCTGATCATGCAGAAATTTAACATTGTGTCGTTGCTTGAGTTCATCCAAAGGTACAAGGTCACTGTGGCCCCTTTTGCTCCTCCCATTGTTCTGGAAATCACCAAAAACCCAGTCGTCGCCAACTATGACATTTCTTCCATCCGCTTGATCATGTCCGGTGGAGCGCCCCTCGGGAAGGACCTGGAAGATGCCGTTCGAGCGCGCTTCCCTGGAGCTAAGTCTGGCCAG GGATATGGCATGACGGAAGCAGGTCCTGTTTTGGCCATGAATCTTGCATTTGCTAAGGAGCCCTTCCCTGTGAAGTCTGGTTCCTGCGGAACCGTCGTTCGGAACGCCCAAATTAAGATCATTGATACAGAGACTGGAGTTTCTCTGCCTCACAACAAACCCGGTGAAATTTGCATTCGTGGACCTGAAATTATGAAAG GGTATCTGAACGACCCGGAGGCCACGGCCCAAACCATCGACAAAGAAGGGTGGTTGCACACCGGTGACGTTGGCTACATTGATGACGATGAAGAAATCTTCATCGTGGACAGAGTGAAAGAGCTTATCAAATATAAAGGCTTTCAG GTCGCGCCTGCTGAGCTGGAAGCGCTTCTGGTAAACCATACGTCAATTGGGGACGCCGCAGTGGTGCC TCAGAAGAACGAAGCTGCAGGGGAGGTTCCGGTGGCATTTGTAGTAAAATCCGAGGGAGCGGAAATCAGCGAGCAAGAAATCAAAGATTACATTGCGAAACAAGTGATCTACTACAAGAGGATACACAAGGTTTATTTCGTGGATTCCATTCCCAAAGCTCCCTCTGGTAAGATCTTGAGAAAGGATTTGAGAGCCAGACTTGCAGCAGCCTAA